In Candidatus Zixiibacteriota bacterium, the DNA window AGCCCAGTTCGATGAATCGAATTGTCCTCGATGTCGAGCAGTTGCTCAAATCGAAAGGGCGCCAGGGAGACATCGTGCTGCAACCGGGCGACCGCATCTTCGTGCCCCGTGTACCCAGCGGGATCTCGGTGCTTGGGGCGATCGGCGCCAGCGGTACGATCAAGTTCAAAGAGGGAGAAAAAGCGAAATACTATCTCAAGCGCGCCGGGAATTTCTCCGCTCAGGCGGACAAAGACGGCGTGCGGCTGATCCGGGCCAACGGCGAAGTTTACTCGGGCGGCGGCACCATGAATAAGCGAGTCGAGGTAGGCGATATCATCGTTGTCCCCACCAAGATTCATAAGGACAAAGATACGTTCAAGACCGTCTCTACGGCCCTGTCCGCTGTCGGCGGCGTGCTGACAACAATCCTGGTCATCGACCGGATTTAGGAGACCAAGAGCAACAGTCCTTGATTCAGGTCTCTTTTCTCACCTTCCTACAGGATCACCCGGGGCAGTCCTTGTTCCGGGTGATCCATTATGTCGTGTCTTTCCGAGTCCGACGGAAGAAGTCTCCCAGCCCGAGTTGCCCGATAGCTGTCGATCCCTATTCTAGCCTCGCACAATCCCGTAACTCATTGTGTCCCAACGCGAAAGACCCTGTTCACAAACTGAGCAGCCCGGCACGGGGATTGCGTAGGCCCAAGCGGCAGTATTCGGCCCTGCTGCCGGGAAGCAAGGAAATGGAATTCAGCTTCGACAAATCATGCGCACCGACCGCTCGGATCGCCATTCCGACCGGACCCATGCAACACAGCCAAAGGAGATGCTAATGGAGACAATCTCTACGCTTACTCGCGACAGTCTCGACCAGCTGCTCGAGCAGCTGGCCGCACGACTGGAGGTTGATAGCTCCGCAGTCGTACCCTTCCCCGATTTTACCGAGATGCTGACCGCTCTTCTGGAGTTTGCCGGCCAGGACCAGGCCTGCCTCTGGATTGCCGGCCACGCGTCGCCCGATGTCGCCATCGCCACCGAGCGCGCCGGCCTGAAGGCGGTAGAGATCCTCGGAGCGTCGCCGTTTGTCGGCCACCCCGAGGACATTCTCGAAGCGGCCGGAACTTCATCGAGCTTGATCTACATGGCCAATCCGAACCGGGTGACCGGCTCCAGTTTTTCGCTCAATCATCTCAACCGGATCGCACAGAAAGTGTCCAACGGGCTGCTGATTATCGACGAAACTTACTTTGACTACTTTGGCATCACCGGCCTGCCCCTGCTGGAGCGGCACGAACAGGTGGTGGTGCTGCGATTGTTTGGTGCCGGTTCGGGAAACCGGGCGGATGCATCCGGGTGCATTATCGGCTCGCCTCGCTTAGTAAGCGGTTTCAAGAACCATTACGAGTGGTCCCGGATAACCGGCAACACGCACCGGCTCTCGACATCATCCCTCACCGGTCTCGACTCCGCCGGCAAGCGAGTAACGAGAATACACGATGAAGCTATTCGCGTGGCCAACTGCCTGACCCAGCTTGGCCTGCAAAATCGAATCACGTCGGCTGACTTCCTGCTGCTCAGGGTAGCCGATCCCAGGGAGGTCGCCCGGTTTCTTGCCGAGCATGGCTCGCCGGTCGACTCGCTTGACATTTATCCTGACCTGGCGGGCTATCTCCGTTATAAAGTGCAGTCACCCGGAAACAACGAGACTTTCCTCATCGCCTGTTCCCGTATGCCGTCGGAGACCTACCGCATGGCCGACCCGGATAAGCGGGCGGTAATGTTCCACCGGCCGGGCGAGAGCACTCCCCGCAGCCACGCCGACCCGCCGCGCAGTCGAAATCGCGTTGCCGGCCGAGAGGCGAACCCCAAAAGCGGATCCTAAGAGCGCAGCAGTGATGACAGCCGTGGCCACGAACACTACCGATCGTCTGCGCGAGGTCACCTTGAGTGATCAAAACGGCGTGCGATCTGAAAGCGCATCTCCGATCAGGATTGAACGAACCGAGCAAGTCCGGCTACAGAAGGACCGATTGTCCGGAACCGATACTGCTGAGTCGGTCGTGCCCAGCCTGGAATCTCATGGCATGCCATCTGCCGCTACGCGACTCGGCAGCGGTGTCGCCGCTAATCGCATTCTCCGAAGGCTCCTGTTGGCGTCGTCAGGACAGATCGGGGCGTCGTTGGCCTCAGCTTTAATACTCTGGATGTCCCTCGATCTGAGCGAAGTCAGCGGCGGCTGGTTATGGCAGTCAGTTGCGGCACTTTTGCTCGTCCGGATCTGGTATTTTCACACGCGCGGGCCGAAACCGGTCCTGGGGCGGTACAAGATCCGCAAACGGGCCTGGCGGACAATTGTCGACGAAGGCAAGATCGGCATAATTTTTCTGGGGGTCTGTTTTGTCATGGCCTGGCCCATAACCACCGGTGCGGCGGCGCTTTATGTCGGCGGCAATTTCGCCCTACAATTGTGCTTGATGAGCTTCGCCCGTTTGGTTATCAAGTCCCTGGCCGATCACGATAGACTGGTGGGGTCGGCGGAGATAATGACACAACGTGCAATCATCGTAGGCACCGGCGAAAACGCCCGCAAAGTTGCGGACATGATATTGAGTTCGCCGGAACTCGATACCCGGCTGATCGGCTTTCTCGACTTCAACCGTCAGGGATACTGGCGCTATCGCGATATTCCGCTAATCGGTCACCCCGGCACCCTGGCGCATATCGCCGCCAATACCCAGGTCGACGCCCTCTTCTGGGCGGTCGAGCCGGACGACGTACCTCAGTCATGGCAGATGATGGAGACCGCCGAGAAAATGGGCATTCGCATCTTTGTCATGCCCAGTCTCTACACGCCGAGAGTGGCGCGGGTTCAGCCCACCTATATCAACGGCCTTCCCGCCATGGTATACCGCTCGGAGCCGGAAAGTTATGTGCCGCTGCTCATCAAGGCGGTGCTCGACCGAATCGGGGCTCTGATCGGCATCCTCGGATCGGCGCCGGTAATGCTTCTTGCGGCGCTGGCGATAAAACTGGACAGCCGCGGGCCGGTCATGTTCAAACAGACCCGGCTCGGTCTCAACGGCAAGCCGTTTACGATGCTCAAGTTCCGCACCATGGAGAACGACGCCGAGGTCAAGAAGCGCGGCCTCATGGACAAAAACGAAATGACCGGCCCGGTGTTCAAGATCAAAGAAGATCCCCGCGTAACCCGGGTGGGCAGATTCCTTAGGAAGTTCTCTATCGATGAGTTCCCGCAGTTTTTCAACGTGCTGCGGGGTGATATGTCGCTGGTCGGGCCGCGCCCGCCGCTGCCGGCGGAGGCCAGACGGTTCGAGCCGTGGCAGCATCGCAAACTGTCCGTGCGACCCGGCCTCACCTGCCTATGGCAGGTGAATGGGCGCAACAGTATCGATTTCGAAGAATGGATGCTGCTCGATTTGCACTATATAGACAACTGGTCACTCTGGCTCGACGCCAAGATTCTGGCCAAGACGGTCTCCACCGTAGTAAGAGGGACCGGCCAGTAACAGTGCGGCAACAATAGCTCGGCAGCAGTAAGCGGTCGGTATCCCCCATCCCACCGGCCGGATTCAAGCAACGAAGCTCATTTGAAGTAGTCGTATGCATTTTGTATGTGCGAAACCCCGTGTGCGCATTCTGCTTCTGACCCTGTCCCTGGGCACGGTGGTTTGTCGATCGCCGGAAGCTGCCGTACTGCCGCTCGGGCAGCCAGAGTATGATTTCCTCTATGAGCAGCAGCATCGCCGCGACGCGCGCCAGTTCGATGCGTTTGACCTTCAGGTCGGGCCGTACCTTATCACGCGCTTTGACGGACGGCTTGGCCCCTTCGCGGACTGGTCGATTCCAGACTCCAGTCATGTACGACTGTTCGGATTTGCTGCACAAGATTTCCACGCGGTCAGAGAAAGCCGCCCGGTCGGGTACGAATCTGTGCGGGCAGGATTAGTTGGCGAGCCGTTTCGGCGACTTTCAATCTATGCGGATTTCATTCTCGACGAGGAACTGGCCGAGGACCCGTCGTACGGCGGCAAAAAGTGGCGCGGCTTCGCCGGCGATATCGACCAGGCGTTCGCTACATATACTGTTGACCGCTTCAATCTGATCGCCGGGCGGTTTGGCGGCTTCTGGGGACCGCGCCAGTCACTGGTGTTTTCACCGAATCAGAAGCTCGACGGTTTCGGCTATACCGTGCGTTGGGGGAGAGCTTCGGTGTCTTACCGACTCGGCTCTCTCGATGGATTGAATCCGGATGAGGATGACGTCGTGCAACACGAACCGCGATATATCGCGGCGCATCAGTTCGACTGGCATTTTGGGCCGAGATTGCGAGCCGGTGTTTTTGAGACCGTTGTGTTCGGTGGACCGGGGCGGCAGATCGATTTGTTCTATCTCAATCCCCTGATCTTTTATCATGGCTCGCAGCTTAACGAAGCTCTCAATGACAACACTATAGTCGGTTTCGATTTTGACGCCCAACCCGTTGAGGGACTGCTTGTCTACGGCCAACTGCTGATCGATGATCTGCAGATCGATAACAAGACTCGGAGCGACCAGGAGCCGGCCCAATTGGGCATACTGGCGGGGGGTTATCTGGCTGATGCGCTTGTCAGCACCGACCTTCAGTTCGA includes these proteins:
- a CDS encoding capsule assembly Wzi family protein yields the protein MHFVCAKPRVRILLLTLSLGTVVCRSPEAAVLPLGQPEYDFLYEQQHRRDARQFDAFDLQVGPYLITRFDGRLGPFADWSIPDSSHVRLFGFAAQDFHAVRESRPVGYESVRAGLVGEPFRRLSIYADFILDEELAEDPSYGGKKWRGFAGDIDQAFATYTVDRFNLIAGRFGGFWGPRQSLVFSPNQKLDGFGYTVRWGRASVSYRLGSLDGLNPDEDDVVQHEPRYIAAHQFDWHFGPRLRAGVFETVVFGGPGRQIDLFYLNPLIFYHGSQLNEALNDNTIVGFDFDAQPVEGLLVYGQLLIDDLQIDNKTRSDQEPAQLGILAGGYLADALVSTDLQFEYERVSNWTFNQMHARNRYLNDGRPIGSAQGNDYDMTTLRVIRWWREQLQTSLRFSYYRQGEGRVEADWTQPWTEGDGDYSEPFPTGVVEKTGTLSLGLKGFVTDFAFLDFQAGVDWVRDRGHVAGDHATLPFVNIYLSIFGLSQVGLD
- a CDS encoding sugar transferase; amino-acid sequence: MTAVATNTTDRLREVTLSDQNGVRSESASPIRIERTEQVRLQKDRLSGTDTAESVVPSLESHGMPSAATRLGSGVAANRILRRLLLASSGQIGASLASALILWMSLDLSEVSGGWLWQSVAALLLVRIWYFHTRGPKPVLGRYKIRKRAWRTIVDEGKIGIIFLGVCFVMAWPITTGAAALYVGGNFALQLCLMSFARLVIKSLADHDRLVGSAEIMTQRAIIVGTGENARKVADMILSSPELDTRLIGFLDFNRQGYWRYRDIPLIGHPGTLAHIAANTQVDALFWAVEPDDVPQSWQMMETAEKMGIRIFVMPSLYTPRVARVQPTYINGLPAMVYRSEPESYVPLLIKAVLDRIGALIGILGSAPVMLLAALAIKLDSRGPVMFKQTRLGLNGKPFTMLKFRTMENDAEVKKRGLMDKNEMTGPVFKIKEDPRVTRVGRFLRKFSIDEFPQFFNVLRGDMSLVGPRPPLPAEARRFEPWQHRKLSVRPGLTCLWQVNGRNSIDFEEWMLLDLHYIDNWSLWLDAKILAKTVSTVVRGTGQ
- a CDS encoding aminotransferase class I/II-fold pyridoxal phosphate-dependent enzyme, whose translation is METISTLTRDSLDQLLEQLAARLEVDSSAVVPFPDFTEMLTALLEFAGQDQACLWIAGHASPDVAIATERAGLKAVEILGASPFVGHPEDILEAAGTSSSLIYMANPNRVTGSSFSLNHLNRIAQKVSNGLLIIDETYFDYFGITGLPLLERHEQVVVLRLFGAGSGNRADASGCIIGSPRLVSGFKNHYEWSRITGNTHRLSTSSLTGLDSAGKRVTRIHDEAIRVANCLTQLGLQNRITSADFLLLRVADPREVARFLAEHGSPVDSLDIYPDLAGYLRYKVQSPGNNETFLIACSRMPSETYRMADPDKRAVMFHRPGESTPRSHADPPRSRNRVAGREANPKSGS